A single window of Methanomassiliicoccales archaeon DNA harbors:
- a CDS encoding CxxC-x17-CxxC domain-containing protein, which translates to MHNVKCSDCGVETQVPFKPTEGRPVYCRDCYQKHKPATPRDRF; encoded by the coding sequence ATGCATAACGTAAAGTGCTCAGACTGCGGAGTCGAGACCCAGGTTCCATTCAAGCCGACCGAGGGCAGGCCGGTATATTGCAGGGACTGCTACCAGAAGCACAAGCCCGCAACACCGAGAGACAGGTTCTAG
- a CDS encoding MASE3 domain-containing protein produces MVGISEKEDRVPESSEAIASGMIWVLILIWGLAYLVLYLVSTADYVLFHSLIELFSIAIAFTIFVIAWNARSSINGYFLILSIGFLFMGFVDLLHTLAYPGMLVFDNVNLDIPTQLWIIARSLQAGTLILAGLAIGYKRLNPYVVFFVYLVITSLLVWSVWARYFPTTYLAGTGLTTFKIASEYVISLALLLSAYLLYRQRHLLDRNVATLMTASIVLAIGSELLFTNYLNVNSFTNMMGHMLKLTEFYLIYVAVVKISINDPFRTLFKEMSDGEKRYHTIVDAANSLIIGLDHEGKVTLFNRSAEKLTEYGTESILGDPFIDRLVPYDNREEAHNIFQKLSNGETSDWQMPLLTRKGKRMIWWHNATIPVKGGDHYLLIGLDVTERQAMTQRLEDLNQTMAMVHKIVLHDIKNELAVISKSLAFHRRNGNPEMLDLASQAVTRGMDLLERMREVEQLSGTGGEVKPIEVAQLVEKVLSDHRTPKVALEQTGDSVQIAGDDTFRIAIDNLVKNALTHAEPSKIEISVADCGDKCQIVVKDDGKGIPDDIKNRLFEEGFKYGDTGNTGMGLYIVSKVIERHHGRIDIRDNDPKGTSFIITIPKLTENNG; encoded by the coding sequence ATGGTTGGCATATCTGAGAAAGAAGATCGGGTCCCAGAATCCAGTGAGGCGATCGCTTCCGGGATGATTTGGGTCCTGATCTTGATCTGGGGTCTTGCTTACTTGGTTCTTTATCTAGTGAGCACGGCCGACTATGTCCTGTTCCATTCCCTGATCGAGCTCTTTTCCATCGCCATCGCATTTACAATATTCGTCATAGCCTGGAACGCGAGATCCTCGATCAATGGGTATTTCCTGATCCTCTCGATAGGCTTCCTTTTCATGGGTTTTGTAGATCTCCTGCATACCCTGGCCTATCCGGGAATGTTAGTATTTGATAACGTCAACCTGGACATTCCGACCCAACTGTGGATCATCGCCAGGTCGCTTCAGGCTGGCACCTTGATCCTTGCCGGATTGGCCATCGGTTACAAGAGACTGAATCCGTATGTCGTGTTCTTCGTTTATCTGGTCATCACCTCGCTGCTTGTCTGGTCGGTGTGGGCGCGCTATTTCCCGACCACCTATCTGGCTGGGACCGGCCTTACAACTTTCAAGATAGCGTCCGAATACGTCATCTCCCTAGCTCTGCTATTGAGCGCTTATTTGCTGTATCGCCAACGCCATCTGCTGGATAGAAACGTTGCCACACTGATGACCGCCTCGATAGTGCTGGCGATCGGTTCCGAATTGTTGTTCACCAATTATCTGAACGTCAATAGCTTCACCAACATGATGGGCCACATGCTGAAACTGACCGAATTCTATCTGATCTATGTCGCCGTCGTCAAGATCAGCATCAATGACCCGTTCCGGACCCTGTTCAAGGAAATGAGCGACGGTGAGAAGAGATATCATACGATCGTCGATGCCGCCAACTCACTGATCATCGGCCTTGATCACGAAGGGAAGGTAACCCTTTTCAACCGAAGCGCGGAGAAGTTGACCGAATACGGTACCGAATCGATCCTAGGTGATCCTTTCATAGACAGACTGGTCCCATATGACAACCGAGAGGAAGCCCATAACATATTCCAAAAACTGTCGAACGGGGAAACCTCTGATTGGCAGATGCCCCTTTTGACCAGGAAAGGAAAAAGAATGATCTGGTGGCACAACGCCACAATACCCGTCAAGGGTGGAGACCACTATCTTCTGATCGGTCTTGATGTTACGGAAAGACAGGCGATGACCCAGCGCCTGGAGGACCTGAACCAGACCATGGCAATGGTGCACAAGATCGTATTGCATGACATAAAGAATGAACTGGCGGTCATATCGAAGAGCCTGGCATTCCATAGAAGGAACGGCAACCCTGAGATGCTCGATCTCGCTTCCCAGGCGGTAACACGGGGCATGGACCTTCTGGAGAGGATGAGGGAGGTGGAGCAGCTGTCGGGGACCGGCGGAGAGGTAAAGCCGATCGAGGTGGCACAGCTGGTGGAGAAGGTGCTCTCCGATCACAGAACCCCCAAGGTCGCGCTGGAACAGACAGGTGATAGCGTTCAGATCGCAGGGGACGACACTTTCCGCATCGCCATCGACAATCTGGTCAAGAATGCCTTGACCCACGCAGAACCGAGCAAGATAGAGATATCGGTGGCCGATTGCGGGGACAAGTGTCAGATCGTCGTGAAGGACGATGGAAAAGGAATACCGGACGATATCAAGAACCGCCTCTTCGAAGAGGGGTTCAAATATGGTGATACAGGCAACACCGGGATGGGTCTGTATATCGTTTCCAAGGTCATCGAGCGCCATCACGGTAGGATCGATATCAGGGACAATGACCCAAAGGGAACATCGTTCATAATCACGATCCCGAAACTGACAGAGAACAACGGGTGA
- a CDS encoding APC family permease translates to MKKTLTLRDATAINLGAIIGSGIFVVTGIAAGAAGPALIVSILIAAGVSLLTALSLTDLSRATPKEGGIYAYSYRNISPYAGFLAGWMYIIGNILGGAAVALGFSFYFHVLVPEIDFRVVVVGAVVFFTMINYLGAKDSARINNLIVLVKMMILTFFIIFGALFLKAENLTPFQPLQGGVLLGAYYIFFAFGGFARITNLSEEVDDPQRTIPKAILLSLAISTVFYMLVGIVAIGMVGSSGLASSNSPLEYAMGSSNNGTAVTLVVIGGLMATASVMLTSILGVSRIEYSMARRRAFPLIFTRLNESSGIPYVAVIATGVAVMALALTGDLVSVISISTFAQLFYYALTNVSASRMRKEDRRFPYFVPVLGAFACLAMLGLVLLVSPWAWLGGLLCLAVGSVLYLARKMSEKRESNKAGPSPHP, encoded by the coding sequence TTGAAGAAGACGCTTACGCTTAGGGATGCGACCGCCATCAACCTTGGTGCGATAATCGGCTCAGGAATATTCGTGGTAACCGGGATAGCGGCGGGAGCCGCGGGACCTGCCCTTATCGTATCGATCCTGATCGCCGCCGGGGTCTCCCTTCTGACCGCCCTCAGCCTTACCGATCTTTCCCGCGCGACGCCGAAGGAGGGAGGGATCTATGCCTATTCATATCGCAACATATCCCCCTATGCCGGATTCCTGGCTGGATGGATGTACATAATCGGGAATATCCTAGGCGGGGCCGCCGTTGCGCTGGGCTTCTCATTCTACTTCCATGTGTTGGTGCCCGAGATCGATTTCCGTGTGGTCGTGGTCGGGGCAGTCGTATTCTTCACCATGATCAATTACCTCGGGGCCAAGGATTCGGCGAGGATCAACAACCTCATCGTCCTGGTCAAGATGATGATCCTGACCTTTTTCATAATTTTCGGGGCCCTGTTCTTGAAAGCGGAGAACCTTACTCCGTTCCAGCCTCTGCAGGGAGGAGTGCTTCTGGGGGCGTACTACATCTTCTTCGCGTTCGGCGGATTCGCGCGGATCACCAATCTATCGGAGGAGGTGGATGATCCCCAGAGGACCATTCCCAAGGCGATCTTGCTCTCTCTGGCGATCTCGACGGTCTTCTATATGCTGGTCGGGATAGTGGCCATCGGAATGGTAGGTTCTTCCGGTCTAGCTTCGTCCAATTCTCCCCTGGAATACGCAATGGGCTCGTCCAATAATGGCACAGCGGTCACATTGGTGGTCATAGGAGGGCTGATGGCGACAGCAAGCGTAATGCTGACCAGCATCCTCGGTGTTTCCCGGATCGAGTATTCGATGGCGCGTAGAAGAGCCTTCCCTTTGATCTTCACAAGACTGAACGAAAGTTCAGGGATACCTTACGTGGCGGTGATCGCGACGGGCGTTGCCGTCATGGCACTGGCCTTGACCGGGGACCTGGTTTCGGTGATCTCCATCAGCACATTCGCGCAACTTTTCTATTACGCTTTGACCAACGTCTCCGCTTCCAGGATGAGGAAAGAGGACAGGAGGTTCCCATACTTCGTCCCGGTCCTTGGCGCCTTCGCCTGTTTAGCGATGCTAGGTCTTGTTCTGTTGGTCTCACCTTGGGCATGGCTTGGTGGCCTCCTTTGTCTAGCGGTCGGTTCGGTGCTTTATCTGGCCAGGAAAATGAGCGAGAAAAGAGAATCGAACAAGGCGGGCCCTTCCCCCCATCCATAG
- a CDS encoding molybdopterin-dependent oxidoreductase, with protein MIWKRVIGVLALLLTMAMILLLIPSPTPPSGPPITPNDHFFTVSFDGTPEVNISGYRLAVYGLVDHQLNLSYQDVLAMNSSTEKETIRCVTGPSGTAVWDGVRLGAVLERAGISSGAQKVIFYGLDGYSTSLKVSDAIRSEVIIAYGMNNESLPPDQGYPLRMVVPGEWGYKWAKWVYAIEVVDYDYRGYWEGRGWADDATINPISDWFVHVVLMSLALALGAFSTVSGLRNSLDKKVADRIPDLFARKYHRYVSIAFYLIMIFTFLYWISVTYQLRGAIFYSLHGRLALLTIVFALVGMITGVGMGKDPKRYRFVHWVSNLTALSLMIVTVVLGVLLAVG; from the coding sequence ATGATCTGGAAAAGGGTCATAGGTGTGCTGGCGCTTCTTTTGACGATGGCGATGATACTGCTTCTGATACCATCGCCTACTCCTCCCTCAGGCCCGCCCATCACTCCGAACGATCACTTCTTCACGGTGTCGTTTGACGGCACACCGGAGGTGAACATCAGCGGGTACCGCCTTGCCGTCTATGGTCTGGTCGATCATCAGCTCAATCTTTCCTACCAGGACGTCCTGGCTATGAACAGCTCCACGGAAAAGGAGACCATACGATGCGTAACCGGGCCGTCCGGCACAGCGGTATGGGACGGCGTACGTCTCGGGGCAGTTCTGGAACGGGCCGGGATCTCCTCCGGCGCCCAGAAGGTGATCTTCTATGGTCTTGACGGCTATTCCACCAGTCTCAAGGTATCCGATGCCATACGGAGCGAAGTCATCATCGCCTATGGGATGAACAACGAGTCCCTGCCTCCGGACCAGGGCTATCCGTTAAGGATGGTCGTCCCGGGCGAATGGGGATATAAATGGGCCAAATGGGTCTACGCGATCGAAGTGGTCGACTACGATTACAGGGGATACTGGGAGGGTCGGGGTTGGGCAGATGATGCCACCATAAACCCGATATCGGACTGGTTCGTGCACGTGGTCCTTATGTCATTGGCGTTAGCGCTGGGAGCGTTCTCCACCGTTTCAGGGTTGAGGAACTCCTTGGACAAGAAGGTGGCGGACAGGATCCCCGACCTCTTTGCGCGCAAGTATCATCGCTACGTCAGCATCGCATTCTACCTGATCATGATCTTTACGTTCCTATACTGGATAAGCGTAACCTACCAGCTGAGGGGGGCGATCTTCTATTCCCTGCATGGGCGTCTTGCCCTGCTGACCATCGTCTTCGCCCTGGTCGGGATGATCACCGGCGTAGGCATGGGAAAGGACCCCAAGCGCTATCGTTTCGTCCACTGGGTATCCAATCTGACGGCCTTATCGTTGATGATCGTCACGGTCGTGCTCGGGGTGCTGCTGGCGGTTGGATGA
- a CDS encoding TMEM175 family protein, which yields MQKYRIEGLSDLVFGLALSIGSLAMINQTVNDYTDVLEGILGFVFGFMIIVGVWVSYTKIISEIKVETEMDFRLNLALLMLVAIEPYLLYLLGHDDPKILDFGSTAYAINIALIMLILAAMYNRRPSTEQSEETIVSNRLDRNRFISIALIFLVSALPYFWMPNAIFDMNLRFLIWVLTIVPGIANSIIRRRTPSPI from the coding sequence ATGCAGAAATACCGGATAGAGGGATTGTCGGACCTGGTCTTCGGACTTGCCCTCTCCATCGGTTCCCTGGCCATGATAAACCAAACTGTGAACGACTACACCGACGTTCTGGAAGGGATACTGGGTTTCGTTTTCGGCTTCATGATCATCGTCGGCGTGTGGGTGTCGTACACGAAGATAATCTCGGAGATCAAGGTGGAGACCGAGATGGATTTCCGGCTCAACCTGGCGCTCCTGATGCTGGTGGCCATTGAGCCCTACTTGCTCTACCTGCTCGGTCACGACGATCCGAAGATACTTGATTTCGGTTCCACCGCCTATGCCATCAACATCGCCCTGATAATGCTGATCCTGGCAGCGATGTACAATAGAAGACCGTCGACGGAACAGTCTGAGGAAACGATCGTCAGTAATCGATTGGACAGGAACCGCTTCATTTCGATAGCACTGATCTTCCTAGTGTCTGCGTTACCCTATTTCTGGATGCCGAACGCGATCTTCGATATGAATCTGAGATTCCTGATATGGGTACTGACGATAGTGCCGGGGATCGCCAATTCGATCATCCGCAGAAGAACACCCAGCCCGATCTAG
- a CDS encoding methyltransferase domain-containing protein, with protein sequence MSSYEFDPEKYCVASGHQKDWGNRLIDELQLRGDEVILDLGCGEGALTALLAALVPNGGVVGMDSSIQMIEAAKALETANLKFLCRDIDDLDFHRGFDIVFSNAALHWVKDHDRLLRNVHEALRPGGVARFNFAGEGNCPNFFTAARELVSSPRYARYFEHFIWPWYMPSVDEYREKVRTTGLYEFQVWGEVVDRRFTAAEMTGWIDQPSIVPLLEQIASDDKEAFRNDTVARMLERTEKDEGTYLETFRRINLLAKKK encoded by the coding sequence ATGAGCTCCTACGAGTTCGATCCGGAGAAATACTGCGTTGCCTCTGGCCATCAGAAGGACTGGGGAAACCGTCTGATCGACGAACTGCAACTGAGGGGCGATGAGGTCATTCTAGACCTGGGATGCGGAGAGGGAGCCCTCACCGCACTGCTTGCTGCCCTGGTCCCCAACGGAGGGGTCGTGGGTATGGACTCCTCCATTCAGATGATCGAGGCGGCGAAGGCCTTGGAAACTGCGAATCTTAAGTTCCTTTGCCGGGACATCGATGACCTCGACTTCCACCGGGGGTTCGATATCGTCTTTTCGAACGCCGCACTTCACTGGGTCAAGGACCATGACAGACTGTTGCGGAACGTCCATGAGGCATTGAGACCAGGAGGGGTGGCCAGATTCAACTTTGCTGGCGAGGGCAACTGCCCCAATTTCTTCACGGCGGCAAGGGAACTTGTGTCCTCACCGAGGTATGCTCGGTACTTTGAGCACTTCATTTGGCCGTGGTACATGCCCTCGGTCGACGAATATCGGGAAAAGGTCAGAACCACAGGTCTGTATGAATTCCAGGTATGGGGAGAGGTCGTCGACCGTCGCTTCACTGCGGCCGAGATGACCGGGTGGATCGACCAACCCTCCATAGTGCCCCTGCTGGAGCAGATCGCCAGCGACGACAAGGAAGCGTTCCGGAATGACACCGTGGCCAGAATGCTCGAGAGGACCGAGAAGGACGAAGGGACCTATCTCGAGACCTTCCGGCGGATCAACCTTCTGGCCAAAAAGAAATGA
- a CDS encoding dihydropteroate synthase: MIVISERINGLFTSVGRAIDNRDAKFIQQHALKQVECGANILDINVGPGREDGPAAMDWLVRAVQDVTDVPLCLDTPGAKTMTAGLKACKNKVVMNSTTAEKKRMDVFFPLAREYNADIICLTMDERGIPNDAESRAEMAMVMMTTAMENEIMPERLFLDPLILPTKAAQDQGSKVIKAIELFQQLNDPSPRTVVGLSNISNGAKDRPLVNRTFLAMLMGAGLSAAILDPEDTQLMETLKTAQILRNEKLYCDDYLRA, translated from the coding sequence ATGATAGTCATCAGCGAGCGCATCAACGGGCTTTTCACTTCCGTAGGCAGAGCGATCGATAATCGCGACGCCAAGTTCATCCAGCAGCACGCATTGAAACAGGTCGAATGCGGCGCGAACATACTGGACATCAACGTCGGACCGGGCCGGGAGGACGGACCGGCCGCGATGGACTGGCTTGTGAGGGCGGTCCAGGACGTGACCGATGTCCCGCTATGTCTGGACACCCCCGGTGCGAAGACCATGACGGCCGGATTGAAGGCGTGCAAGAACAAGGTGGTCATGAACTCCACCACGGCGGAGAAGAAGCGCATGGACGTCTTCTTCCCTCTGGCCAGGGAATATAACGCCGACATCATCTGCCTCACCATGGACGAGAGGGGCATTCCGAACGATGCCGAGTCCAGGGCCGAGATGGCCATGGTCATGATGACCACTGCCATGGAGAACGAGATAATGCCGGAAAGATTATTCCTCGACCCCCTCATCCTGCCCACCAAGGCGGCCCAGGACCAAGGGTCCAAGGTGATCAAGGCAATCGAACTTTTCCAGCAGCTCAACGACCCCTCCCCGAGGACGGTCGTGGGCTTGAGCAACATCTCCAACGGGGCGAAGGACCGGCCATTGGTCAACCGGACCTTCCTGGCCATGCTGATGGGAGCGGGGCTCAGCGCCGCCATCCTAGATCCTGAGGACACCCAGCTGATGGAAACCCTCAAGACCGCCCAGATCCTGCGGAACGAGAAACTTTACTGTGATGATTACCTAAGAGCATGA
- a CDS encoding DJ-1/PfpI family protein yields MRDHETMEGFRVRPHRLLEDLRPEDVDLFIIPGGQPAVIAGNELLGQKLRELNSHGKLLAAICGGPVHLGKAGVLRGRRFTTSVFEEWQDAFEGGTYVDQDLVEDGNIITAWPNAYADFALTLGRRMGAYKDEAEEASTVRMIREFQRE; encoded by the coding sequence ATGCGCGATCATGAGACCATGGAAGGGTTCCGGGTCCGGCCCCACCGTCTGCTGGAGGATCTGCGACCGGAAGATGTGGACCTGTTCATAATTCCGGGTGGACAGCCGGCGGTCATTGCCGGGAACGAATTGCTTGGGCAGAAACTGCGCGAACTGAATTCTCACGGAAAGCTCCTGGCGGCGATCTGCGGAGGCCCGGTGCATCTTGGCAAGGCCGGAGTTCTCCGCGGAAGGAGGTTCACCACCTCGGTCTTTGAGGAATGGCAGGACGCCTTCGAAGGAGGGACCTACGTCGACCAGGACCTGGTGGAGGACGGAAACATCATCACCGCCTGGCCCAACGCCTATGCGGACTTCGCCCTGACCTTGGGGCGGAGGATGGGGGCATATAAGGATGAGGCCGAGGAAGCTTCCACGGTGCGCATGATAAGGGAGTTCCAGCGGGAATAA